The Halococcus agarilyticus genome includes a region encoding these proteins:
- a CDS encoding DUF555 domain-containing protein produces MDCRVVVEAAVPVYDVETADEAVRIGISKTGEMLNPDLNYVEIEMGTRTSPSGEELEPAFIVADEALVALELEMTVFNVEREEHAARIARTEIGQRLENIPLEVLEIEVLDEDTEDAEEDTNDGAADESTADEGDDVLPEFDELLDDDSK; encoded by the coding sequence ATGGACTGTCGAGTCGTCGTCGAGGCCGCCGTGCCCGTCTACGACGTCGAGACGGCGGACGAGGCCGTGCGGATCGGCATCTCGAAGACCGGTGAGATGCTCAACCCCGACCTCAACTACGTCGAGATCGAGATGGGCACGCGCACGTCACCCTCCGGCGAGGAGCTGGAGCCGGCGTTCATCGTCGCCGACGAGGCGCTCGTCGCGCTCGAACTCGAGATGACGGTGTTCAACGTCGAACGCGAGGAACACGCCGCGCGGATCGCCCGCACCGAGATCGGCCAACGACTCGAAAACATCCCGCTCGAAGTGCTCGAAATCGAGGTACTCGATGAGGACACTGAGGACGCCGAGGAGGACACGAACGACGGGGCGGCCGACGAAAGTACGGCCGACGAAGGGGACGACGTTCTCCCCGAGTTCGACGAGCTGCTCGACGACGACTCGAAATAG
- a CDS encoding UPF0058 family protein, with protein MKKQELIHLHGLLAEVRKHHEARTGTAVEYEGYESLGVRPTSIHKSKTDHKEAVFALAEGITGEMRRAESETVPAAAD; from the coding sequence ATGAAAAAGCAGGAGCTCATCCACCTCCACGGCCTGCTTGCAGAGGTACGCAAACACCACGAAGCCCGAACAGGGACGGCGGTCGAGTACGAGGGGTACGAGTCCCTCGGCGTTCGACCGACATCGATTCACAAGTCGAAGACCGACCACAAGGAAGCCGTTTTCGCGCTCGCCGAGGGAATCACCGGCGAGATGCGTCGCGCGGAGAGCGAGACGGTACCGGCTGCTGCCGACTGA
- a CDS encoding DUF7836 family putative zinc-binding protein encodes MDEAAVQLLCPECAKHWRSTPRDLPAQGSVFHCPNCHASYRITEFMRTDRDLSTLKQLG; translated from the coding sequence ATGGACGAAGCAGCCGTCCAGCTTCTGTGCCCGGAGTGTGCGAAACACTGGCGGTCGACGCCGCGCGATCTCCCCGCCCAGGGATCGGTGTTTCACTGCCCGAACTGTCACGCGAGCTACCGCATCACCGAGTTCATGCGGACCGACCGCGACCTCAGTACGCTGAAACAGCTCGGGTAG